Part of the Gammaproteobacteria bacterium genome, GGGAAAAGACGATGACGAGGCATCGACATTTTTGGGTTCATCACCTATAATTCATTTCACACATTCCGGCATACGTCAATCAATTCAGGAAACAGGTCATGAACACTCGAACGAAAGTCGAGCAGAAAATCCGCAAGCGTGTCGATTCTTGCACCGTTGTCGACTTGTTCGCCGGTGCAGGCGGCCTGACGCATGGATTCGTGTGCGAAGGTTTCCGGGTTGCTGCTGGTATTGATGCCGACCCTATCTTCGAATATGCTTACGAATACAACAATCCCGGTGCTCGATTCGTCAAAAAGAAAGTCGAAGACGTTACATCTAGCGAGTTGTGCGCATGGTATCCGGAAGGGCACGTCAGAATTCTGGCCGGATGTGCTCCTTGCCAGCCATTCTCTGCCTACACACGGATTCAAGGCAAACACCGAAGTTGGGGCCTGCTTTACGAGTTTTCCCGCTTGATCGAAGCCGTTCAGCCCGAGATCGTCACTATGGAAAACGTCCCCCGCTTGAAGACTTTCGATGACGGGAGTGTTTTCGGAGATTTTCTCAAAACTCTGGAGCGATGCGGCTATCAAGACGTAGTCCATTCCTGGCGAATCGTCCATGCACCCGATTATGGCGTCCCACAAGCCCGCAAACGCTTGGTCTTGATTGCTTCGAAATGGGGACCAGTCGAATTCTTGCGCCCCAGCCACTACCCTGGTACTTATCGCACGGTACGAAAGGCCATCGGATGCCTGCCCCCCATTGAGGCTGGTTCTTACGACCCGTCCGACCCCATGCATACGGCCATGGGACTCTCTCCGAAGAATTTGCAGCGCATTCGGGCATCGCGCCCTGGAGGAACGTGGCATGATTGGCCCGAAGAATTGCGAGCAGCCTGCCACACGAGGAATTCCGGCATGACATACAAGAACGTCTATGGACGCATGTCCTGGGACGACCTCGCTCCTACCATTACCACTCAGTGCTACGGATTTGGCAACGGGCGTTTCGGTCACCCTGAGCAGGACCGCGCCATTTCCATGCGTGAGGCTGCCTTGCTGCAAACCTTCCCTGCCGATTATCAATTCTTCGACCCCCAAGAATATGCACGCCCGCCAATTACCAGGATGGCTACCATGATCGGCAATGCCGTGCCGGTGGCTTTGGGGCGTATGATTGCCAAAAGTATCCGTCTGCATATCTATCAACATCGCGGCTGGTTACAAGGGGAACCATGACCAAGTCCACCATCAATTTTTCCGTAGATGCCCAACTCCTTCAAGAACTTGGCGAACGGCTGGTCGGGAAACCGGCCATGGCGTTGGCCGAACTCGTCAAGAATGCCTACGACGCGGACGCTACTTTCGTGGAAATTTCCTTCGATCCGGACAAGGAACTCGGAAATGGACGCAAAGGCGAAATCGTCGTTCGTGACGATGGGCACGGTATGACGTTCGAAGAGTTCCGCGATTTCTGGATGCGGGTGGGCACCGTTCACAAGACACGCCAAACGACTTCTCGCTATTTCCACCGCATCCTGACTGGTTCGAAGGGAGTCGGACGATTGAGCGTCCAGTTCCTCGCCAACGAACTAG contains:
- a CDS encoding DNA cytosine methyltransferase — its product is MNTRTKVEQKIRKRVDSCTVVDLFAGAGGLTHGFVCEGFRVAAGIDADPIFEYAYEYNNPGARFVKKKVEDVTSSELCAWYPEGHVRILAGCAPCQPFSAYTRIQGKHRSWGLLYEFSRLIEAVQPEIVTMENVPRLKTFDDGSVFGDFLKTLERCGYQDVVHSWRIVHAPDYGVPQARKRLVLIASKWGPVEFLRPSHYPGTYRTVRKAIGCLPPIEAGSYDPSDPMHTAMGLSPKNLQRIRASRPGGTWHDWPEELRAACHTRNSGMTYKNVYGRMSWDDLAPTITTQCYGFGNGRFGHPEQDRAISMREAALLQTFPADYQFFDPQEYARPPITRMATMIGNAVPVALGRMIAKSIRLHIYQHRGWLQGEP